The segment ttataagtctcgtaaaagaaatatatctacgtccatgcagttagatctatatcttatatGCAAGGAAAAAAATGCCTGTTGAAAGTaaatttacatgcttgactaaccacggcagtatGTATTTCGCACCTGACCACTCACACAGATAATCAGTAGCTTTGGTGTGATGTCAGTCACCTGAAAGTCTTATACTGAAGttcttaaaaggaaaaaaaaaacaacttataaagCTTTTGAATTTGATTTCAACACTAGAAAAAcacaggcacgacatggcctaaattgtgccgatgtgcctcaaatcaacaaaaaaaaaaaaaaaactagaaaaacataTTCTTACTCAAAGACATTCTTCTGTCCAATTTTTAGTCACTTTCCTCTTCCTCCTGTTGAAAAGCTCATTTTAAGTTTATTgtaaaatatcaacaaaatgATAAGGATACAATAAATAActtatagataaatagataactttctaatttttaacattcagaaaactaaaaatataatagattttaggaaGCAAAAAGGCCATCTTGCAGAAATTCGTATAAACAACCAAACCGTAGAACAAGTtcaagaatataaatacctaGGTACAACCATCAATAACAAACTGAGatggagtgaacactgtcaaaacatTTACACCAAAATTCACAGACTCTTCTTTTTTAGAGAGCTAAGGAAattaacatcgacaaaacaataattaaacttttctgTACAGTAACCATCAGCAGTcaaattaactttgccatcatcTGTTGGTAAGGTATGCCATCACCTGTTGGTATTCTTAAAGACAACATGCATCCATTAAACcagttacataagatctgaacaaagtggtcgtctcctttccattaggactaaaacagaaagatttaaaaactctcctttatcccactttctgtcagagtgttacaagatcatctgtcatcattgagaagtacatagaagtctaattcataaagcgctggttgtgagtgtgtgtgtgtgaatgttgttcgtatttttatctatattgttattgtacagtagttacgccaaggttgtcaattgtagtcaaactgaatttccatttgattggatcaataaaaattatcttatctaaatgttgttttaacttccatctttttatttttaatttttgtaaattatacAAGTTTCTTTGTATTAATGTGAATGCTTTGTTCATTActggattttgtttttcttctcaaTTTAGAGGATCATGGTGTACAGACcaagtgatgatgatgaagagaAAGATGACATTGATGATGTATTAGATCCAGAGTCTGTCATCAAACATCCTCTGCAAAATTCATGGGCTATgtggttttttaaaaatgataaaggAAGAGATTGGAAAGACAATTTGAGAGTTATTACCACTTTTGATACAGTGGAAGATTTCTGGGGGTAAGgacatttttttgtcttgtcttgtgttcatttgtttaaaaaaaaatgtcttttaaattgtaatattattttcatCCCACTCTTTGCTCTACTCTAGTTTATATAACCACACACTTCCTGCCAGTAGATTGCAGTCAGGATGTGACTACAGTGTTTTTaaggtaattaatttttttaaacatttttttttcaaatttagtttattttcattcttttgttttatatcagtGTAGCTAGTCCTTTATAATTAGCTTGAgttaccattaaaaaaaaagttatgggTTATAGagtgcagtggttctcaaactgggggtccaaagaataataaaaatggtataaaataacttttctctaaaagtaattttttcatCAAATAATAGTAATCAACTCCCCATCAGTACTGTTTTGTCTGTTACATACTATTTGTTGTCGACCCAGACCAAAGATTTGAACAATTTTTCATAGGCTGTGTACTTAAGCCTTTTGCACATGGATCCCAATCACATGTGAATCCATACTAATACTGgagcagcttattgaaatatccacaaacAAGGAGCTTAAACCTATGATTGAACAAGGGTATACCGCAAGTTCTAGTTACAAAAActtatttcaattttatattCAGCATTGTATTGTTGACTTCTTGTCTTATTTGTTACAACATGGGCTCATCGTCATAATAAACCtcatcacaaataaaagaaatctaCTAGAAATTTGTTCTTGTGGAGATTTGTGGTTGCAACTTACAAACATCAAAACTTGTATACTATACATTATGTAGCTTTTTCAATAATGGGTCAGTGAGCAAGATTTGACTATATAAAGGGGTCtctgcgttaaaaaaaaaaatttgagaacCTCTGTGTTAGTGAACAGTACCAAATACTTCATTAACTTTATCGAATATAAAACATGGcatagtctattttttttttaaaaaaaatgtatattgtacttttttttccccacatttttCTACACATTGTGCAGAGTTGCCTACATGTATGCATCTTGCGTGAACACGTTTTATTGGCAGAAATGGTGGTTGAGCTTGACCTCCTTAACATGACAAAGGTTAATTAAAACTGATGTTCCATGTCACTAAAACTGCAGAAAGTATCTTGTGTGGCAAATCTGAAGCTATGTTACAATCACTAGTGACTTAGCTAGGTTCCATTACTTATGAAAACCTAAATTCAACAAATGAAATCAAACACATTCAAGATTGAGTgtgtttgtaaaagaaaaagcttTTTCTAATAAGTTACATGATTGAATGATTCTAGTTTTTcctgagtatatttctttatatttaggaaaatTCAAATCTGCATCTCAAAAaacacatttccaggtctggaaatgcacatttccattttggcatgtaggcatctctgcGTTGTGTCAATAAAACCTTGTATGTGGAATACTggtattttaagtattttgaTTTACTGAGACACACAATTGACTCAActtctattgattttttttttttaaagattacacAGCATGGTGTTTTTATTGTACTTTAGTTAACTTGGACTCATTATAGTAGTAGTtaatttaattgatttgttttaaacataGGCTGGCATTCAACCAATGTGGGAAGATGCACAGAATAAGAAAGGAGGACGATGGCTTATAAATCTCAACAAATCTCAGCGTCAGACACATTTGGATGACTTCTGGCTAGAAA is part of the Biomphalaria glabrata chromosome 2, xgBioGlab47.1, whole genome shotgun sequence genome and harbors:
- the LOC106077738 gene encoding eukaryotic translation initiation factor 4E, which encodes MAERETGDHRIMVYRPSDDDEEKDDIDDVLDPESVIKHPLQNSWAMWFFKNDKGRDWKDNLRVITTFDTVEDFWGLYNHTLPASRLQSGCDYSVFKAGIQPMWEDAQNKKGGRWLINLNKSQRQTHLDDFWLETLLCLIGEGFDEHSDDICGATVNIRTKGDKLGLWTRDANKIEATKKIGLKLKESLNVPSKIVIGFQAHSDTAGKAGSTVKNRFTV